A stretch of the Ensifer sp. PDNC004 genome encodes the following:
- a CDS encoding phytanoyl-CoA dioxygenase family protein, which produces MQPLRDSHPTAAHLDIQLKDIKKRLPLRVLSEADWQHWVTKGYVIVRQAVAPANVERLVDLLWRFDEKDPNDPSTWYAPQRREHKMKELNNTGMLEIYNHQYLWDNRQEPRIYGAFVDIWDREDLWVTIDRANLNPPKKVKGNPNGFIHWDVDTSIRPLPIGVQGVLSLKKQDGDVGGFQCVPELFENFESWEKTQSTDRDPMHPDMTGLSTVNIEMEAGDLMIFNSLLAHGVRPNHSDGRVRMAQYISMHPAEWENVAEREERVRLWRELDHPKRDAFPGDPREWEKHNASPASLSDLGAKLLGITPWA; this is translated from the coding sequence ATGCAGCCACTCAGAGACAGCCATCCGACGGCAGCCCATCTCGACATTCAACTGAAGGACATCAAGAAGCGGCTGCCTTTGCGCGTGCTGTCGGAAGCGGACTGGCAGCACTGGGTGACCAAGGGCTATGTCATCGTCCGCCAGGCGGTAGCGCCGGCCAATGTCGAGCGCCTCGTCGATCTGCTCTGGCGCTTCGACGAGAAGGATCCGAACGATCCCTCGACCTGGTACGCGCCGCAGCGACGCGAGCACAAGATGAAGGAACTCAACAACACCGGCATGCTGGAGATCTACAATCACCAGTATCTCTGGGACAATCGCCAGGAGCCGCGCATCTACGGTGCCTTCGTCGACATCTGGGACCGCGAGGACCTGTGGGTGACGATCGACCGCGCCAACCTCAATCCGCCGAAGAAGGTGAAGGGCAATCCCAACGGCTTCATTCACTGGGACGTCGACACCTCGATCCGGCCGCTGCCGATCGGCGTTCAGGGCGTGCTCAGCCTGAAAAAGCAGGACGGCGACGTCGGCGGCTTCCAATGCGTGCCGGAACTGTTCGAAAACTTCGAAAGCTGGGAAAAGACACAAAGCACCGACCGCGACCCGATGCACCCCGACATGACCGGTCTTTCAACGGTCAACATCGAGATGGAGGCGGGCGACCTGATGATCTTCAACAGCCTGCTTGCCCATGGCGTGCGCCCCAATCACTCCGATGGCCGCGTGCGCATGGCGCAATACATCTCGATGCATCCGGCGGAATGGGAGAATGTCGCCGAGCGCGAGGAGCGGGTGCGGCTGTGGCGCGAGCTCGATCATCCGAAGCGCGACGCCTTCCCCGGCGATCCGCGCGAATGGGAAAAGCACAACGCTTCCCCCGCCAGCCTCTCGGATCTCGGTGCCAAACTTCTCGGCATCACGCCCTGGGCGTGA
- a CDS encoding NAD regulator, protein MPTATHRSFCRLLSKEQPLPIETQPTTVEIGLNAAIVAVVNRSPRILAVSESDGDARDSLPFGPFDPALHRTFETSLRDRVEKRTALKLGYIEQLYTFGDRGRQRLPGEEGKHMVSVGYLALTRTDAENTERLAEAGAHWRDWYGYLPWEDWRQGRPAVLDQAILPALARWETGVSGDEQAARIAGRRARIRLAFGLGDFPWDEERVLERYELLYEAGLVPEAAIDGRGNGSDILTVGLAMRHDHRRIVATAMARLRGKIKYRPVVFELMPPEFTLTDLQATVEAISGRHLHKQNFRRLVEGAELVEPTGMTLSSTGGRPAALFRFRRQILEERPAPGLKVGGR, encoded by the coding sequence ATGCCGACGGCAACGCACCGTTCCTTCTGCCGCTTGCTTTCGAAGGAGCAGCCGTTGCCGATTGAGACACAGCCGACAACGGTCGAGATCGGCCTCAATGCGGCGATCGTCGCCGTGGTCAACCGCAGCCCGCGCATCCTCGCCGTCAGTGAAAGCGACGGCGACGCGCGCGACAGCCTGCCCTTTGGCCCCTTCGATCCGGCGCTCCACCGGACCTTTGAGACGAGTCTGCGCGATCGCGTCGAGAAGCGCACGGCGCTGAAGCTCGGCTACATCGAGCAGCTCTACACCTTCGGCGATCGCGGCCGCCAGCGGCTGCCGGGCGAAGAGGGCAAGCACATGGTCTCGGTCGGCTATCTGGCGCTGACCAGAACCGATGCCGAGAATACCGAGCGGCTGGCCGAGGCCGGCGCGCACTGGCGCGACTGGTACGGCTACCTGCCCTGGGAAGACTGGCGGCAGGGACGCCCGGCGGTGCTCGACCAGGCAATACTGCCAGCACTTGCCCGCTGGGAGACCGGCGTGTCCGGCGACGAGCAGGCCGCCCGGATTGCCGGGCGCCGGGCGCGCATTCGCCTGGCGTTCGGCCTCGGCGATTTTCCCTGGGACGAGGAGCGCGTGCTCGAGCGTTATGAGCTGCTCTACGAGGCGGGGCTCGTGCCCGAGGCGGCCATCGACGGCCGCGGCAACGGCAGCGACATTCTGACCGTCGGGCTGGCAATGCGCCACGACCATCGCCGCATCGTCGCCACCGCAATGGCGAGGCTGCGCGGCAAGATTAAATATCGGCCGGTCGTCTTCGAGCTGATGCCGCCCGAGTTCACGCTGACCGATCTGCAGGCAACCGTCGAGGCGATCTCCGGGCGCCACCTGCACAAGCAGAACTTCCGCCGCCTCGTCGAAGGGGCCGAGTTGGTCGAGCCGACGGGCATGACTCTCTCTTCGACCGGTGGGCGGCCGGCGGCCCTCTTCCGTTTCCGCCGTCAGATCCTCGAAGAGCGCCCCGCCCCGGGGCTCAAGGTCGGCGGGCGATGA
- a CDS encoding MOSC domain-containing protein has translation MKVTGLNIHPLKSGRAIARETVSVNLDGVEGDRRFMLVEPDGRFITQRELQLLAQVEASHIDGGVHLKMGDREISIRFDPDRRLNVVVWGSEVDAAVSDETTDAVLSSWFGRPVRLAHMDASAERHVGAEWAGTAAPVGFADGFPVLITTTGSLADLNRTLAEKGQEPVGMDRFRTNILVDCDDAWDEDFWESVEIGGIRFDLVKPCARCIMTTQDQVTGERIGGNPIQGLAEKRMSSDRRVPGVLFGWNAVPRSEGTVKLGDAVKIIGRRGERWPMKVRASA, from the coding sequence ATGAAGGTGACCGGTCTCAACATTCATCCGCTAAAGAGCGGTCGCGCGATTGCCCGCGAGACGGTCTCGGTCAATCTCGACGGTGTCGAGGGCGATCGGCGCTTCATGTTGGTGGAACCGGACGGGCGCTTCATCACCCAGCGCGAATTGCAACTGCTGGCGCAGGTTGAGGCGAGCCACATCGATGGCGGCGTACATCTGAAGATGGGTGACCGGGAGATCTCGATTCGCTTCGATCCCGACCGCCGGCTGAACGTCGTCGTCTGGGGCAGCGAAGTCGATGCCGCCGTGTCGGACGAAACGACGGACGCGGTCCTCTCCTCATGGTTTGGCCGCCCGGTCAGGCTCGCCCATATGGATGCCTCGGCCGAGCGCCATGTCGGCGCCGAATGGGCGGGTACCGCCGCGCCCGTCGGCTTTGCCGATGGCTTTCCGGTGCTGATTACGACGACAGGTTCGCTCGCCGACCTCAACCGGACGCTTGCCGAAAAGGGACAGGAGCCCGTCGGCATGGATCGTTTCCGCACCAATATCCTCGTCGATTGCGATGACGCCTGGGATGAAGACTTCTGGGAAAGCGTCGAGATCGGTGGCATCCGCTTCGATCTCGTCAAACCCTGCGCCCGTTGCATCATGACCACGCAGGACCAGGTGACCGGCGAGCGCATCGGCGGCAACCCGATCCAGGGGCTCGCGGAAAAACGCATGTCCTCTGACCGGCGTGTGCCCGGCGTGCTCTTCGGCTGGAACGCGGTGCCGCGCAGCGAAGGCACCGTGAAGCTCGGCGACGCGGTCAAGATCATCGGCCGACGCGGCGAGCGCTGGCCGATGAAGGTGCGTGCTTCGGCTTAA
- a CDS encoding HD domain-containing protein, with amino-acid sequence MTEISKLAAAFAPHEELAAALLPHAFAADDGSHDAAHLIRVWKNAARIQAEEGGNARLLAAAVLLHDCVSVEKNSPLRTQASRLAAEKAAGILKDLGWGADEIAAVAHAILTHSFSANIPPETLEAKILQDADRLDAIGMVGAARCFYIAGRMGSGLYDPLDPLAEARALDDKAFAIDHFETKLFRLADGFKTKAGRRLATEREQRLRDVLAMMLDEI; translated from the coding sequence ATGACAGAGATTTCGAAACTCGCGGCCGCCTTCGCGCCGCATGAGGAGCTTGCTGCAGCGCTGCTGCCGCATGCCTTTGCCGCCGATGACGGCTCGCACGATGCCGCGCATCTGATCCGGGTCTGGAAGAATGCCGCCCGCATCCAGGCGGAGGAGGGTGGTAACGCGCGTTTGCTCGCCGCCGCGGTGCTGCTGCATGACTGCGTCTCGGTCGAGAAGAATTCGCCCTTGCGCACCCAGGCGTCGCGACTGGCGGCTGAGAAGGCGGCGGGCATTCTGAAAGATCTCGGTTGGGGCGCGGATGAGATTGCCGCGGTGGCGCACGCCATCCTGACGCACAGTTTCTCGGCCAACATCCCGCCGGAAACGCTGGAGGCGAAGATCCTTCAGGATGCCGATCGGCTGGATGCGATCGGCATGGTCGGTGCTGCCCGCTGTTTCTATATCGCCGGACGCATGGGCAGCGGCCTTTACGACCCGCTCGATCCATTGGCCGAGGCGCGGGCGCTCGACGACAAGGCGTTCGCCATCGATCATTTCGAGACCAAACTTTTCCGGCTGGCCGACGGCTTCAAGACCAAGGCCGGGCGCCGGCTCGCCACGGAACGCGAGCAGCGGCTGCGCGACGTGCTTGCCATGATGCTCGATGAAATCTAG
- a CDS encoding MFS transporter: MSAVSGASAPSSARQEMPWLIIAAGSVVAMLTFGPRSAMGFFQLPMLADTGWDRTTFGLAMALQNLCWGLSQPFFGAIADKFGTWRVLAMSGLLYAAGLFIMAFADAPIWLHIGGGVLVGMAVGSGSFGILLSAFARNVTPHQRSLAFGICTAAGSAGMFLFAPLSQGLISAYGWSDSLVYLGVLMLLVPFFAIPLRGNASSGRQSEAQYKQSIGEALKEALGHKSYLLLVSGFFVCGYQVAFITAHFPAYIGDIGIDARYAVIALALIGFFNIIGSLSAGFIAQRYSKPYFLALIYIARSVAVTAFLLLPQTPTSVIVFAIVMGLLWLSTVPPTNALVAIMFGTRHLGLLGGIVFLSHQVGSFLGVWMGGYLYDHFGSYDPVWWLGVALGIFAAIVHWPIEEKGVARPAMG, from the coding sequence ATGTCCGCTGTTTCCGGAGCATCCGCGCCGTCCAGTGCCCGCCAGGAGATGCCCTGGCTGATCATTGCGGCCGGCTCGGTCGTCGCGATGCTCACCTTCGGCCCGCGCTCGGCGATGGGCTTTTTCCAGCTGCCGATGCTTGCCGATACCGGCTGGGACCGGACGACCTTCGGCCTTGCCATGGCGCTGCAGAACCTCTGCTGGGGCCTGAGCCAGCCGTTTTTCGGTGCGATCGCGGACAAGTTCGGTACGTGGCGAGTGCTTGCCATGTCGGGCCTTCTCTACGCAGCAGGCCTGTTCATCATGGCCTTTGCCGATGCGCCGATCTGGCTGCACATCGGCGGTGGCGTGCTCGTCGGCATGGCGGTGGGCTCCGGCTCCTTCGGCATTCTGCTCTCCGCCTTTGCCCGCAATGTCACGCCGCATCAGCGCTCGCTTGCCTTCGGCATCTGCACGGCGGCCGGTTCGGCCGGCATGTTCCTGTTCGCGCCTCTCAGCCAGGGCCTGATCTCCGCCTATGGCTGGTCGGACAGCCTGGTCTATCTCGGTGTCCTCATGCTGCTGGTGCCGTTCTTCGCGATCCCGCTGCGCGGCAACGCGTCCTCCGGCCGCCAGAGCGAGGCTCAGTACAAGCAGTCGATCGGCGAGGCGCTGAAGGAAGCGCTTGGCCACAAGAGCTACCTGCTCTTGGTTTCCGGCTTCTTCGTCTGCGGCTACCAGGTCGCCTTCATCACCGCGCATTTCCCGGCCTATATCGGCGATATCGGCATCGACGCGCGCTACGCGGTGATTGCGCTGGCGCTGATCGGCTTCTTCAACATCATCGGTTCGCTGTCGGCAGGCTTCATCGCCCAGCGTTATTCGAAGCCCTATTTCCTGGCGCTGATCTATATCGCGCGCTCGGTGGCGGTGACGGCCTTCCTGCTTTTGCCGCAGACGCCGACCTCGGTCATCGTCTTTGCCATTGTCATGGGCCTGCTCTGGCTTTCGACGGTGCCGCCGACCAATGCGCTGGTCGCGATCATGTTCGGCACACGGCACCTCGGCCTGCTCGGCGGCATCGTCTTCCTGTCGCACCAGGTCGGCTCGTTCCTGGGTGTGTGGATGGGCGGCTACCTCTACGACCACTTCGGTTCCTACGATCCGGTGTGGTGGCTCGGCGTAGCGCTTGGCATCTTCGCGGCAATCGTCCATTGGCCGATCGAGGAGAAAGGCGTGGCACGCCCTGCCATGGGCTGA
- the nadA gene encoding quinolinate synthase NadA, which translates to MTHLAPRTATVAKPVFVSAAERFGIIERPELAFTPAVARETEHLYEKVKDFIPAIEWPVYAPYVHAINRLKKERNAVILAHNYQTPDIFHCVADIVGDSLQLARDAAKVDAEIIIQCGVHFMAETSKLLSPEKTVLIPDAKAGCSLSESITGADVRLLKQRYPGVPVVTYVNTSADVKAETDICCTSSNVLDVVESLESDTVLCIPDEYLAMNVARQTNKKILTWKGHCEVHERFTAAELLAYKEANPGIEIIGHPECHPDVIAVCDFAGSTSGMINYVKDNRPSKVLLVTECSMASNIQAEIEGVEFVKPCNLCPHMKRITLPKILDSLLTMTEEVLVDPAIADRARLAVERMVNLKQ; encoded by the coding sequence ATGACGCACCTTGCACCCCGCACCGCGACCGTGGCGAAACCGGTTTTTGTCAGCGCCGCTGAGCGCTTCGGCATCATCGAAAGACCCGAGCTTGCCTTTACGCCGGCGGTCGCGCGCGAAACCGAGCATCTTTACGAGAAGGTCAAGGATTTCATTCCGGCGATCGAGTGGCCGGTCTATGCGCCCTATGTGCACGCCATCAACCGGCTGAAGAAGGAGCGCAACGCCGTCATCCTCGCGCATAATTACCAGACACCGGATATCTTCCACTGCGTTGCCGATATCGTCGGCGACTCGCTGCAGCTGGCGCGCGATGCCGCCAAGGTCGATGCCGAGATCATCATCCAGTGCGGCGTGCACTTCATGGCCGAAACCTCCAAGCTGCTGAGCCCGGAAAAGACCGTGCTGATCCCCGACGCCAAGGCAGGTTGCTCGCTATCGGAATCGATCACCGGTGCGGATGTCCGCCTGCTGAAGCAGCGTTATCCCGGCGTTCCCGTCGTCACCTATGTCAACACGTCTGCCGACGTGAAGGCCGAGACCGACATCTGCTGCACCTCGTCGAACGTGCTCGACGTCGTCGAGAGCCTGGAATCCGATACGGTTCTCTGCATCCCTGACGAATATTTGGCGATGAACGTCGCGCGCCAGACCAACAAGAAGATCCTGACCTGGAAGGGCCACTGCGAGGTGCACGAGCGCTTCACCGCCGCCGAACTGCTCGCCTACAAGGAAGCCAATCCGGGCATCGAGATCATCGGCCATCCGGAATGCCATCCGGACGTAATCGCCGTCTGCGACTTCGCCGGCTCGACGTCGGGCATGATCAACTACGTCAAGGACAACCGCCCGTCGAAGGTGCTGCTCGTCACCGAATGCTCGATGGCGTCGAACATCCAGGCGGAGATCGAAGGCGTCGAGTTCGTCAAGCCGTGCAATCTCTGTCCGCACATGAAGCGCATCACGCTGCCGAAGATCCTCGACAGCCTGCTGACCATGACGGAAGAGGTTCTCGTCGATCCCGCGATTGCCGATCGCGCCCGCCTTGCGGTCGAGCGCATGGTGAACCTCAAGCAGTAA
- a CDS encoding AraC family transcriptional regulator, giving the protein MKAVLQKISRPTNASSILLDRRLDDAIPFQWHHHPEFELTLTLNSRGQRFIGDHIGAYDDGDLVLVGSNLPHTWHSAGKLEGAEPHVALVLWFHPEWVERLEEGFVELAGVKAMFERSAPGLQFSADVAARVRPLFEGLRRLAPEERLPDVLSMLTILAREQAVTPLSSRVVTPSGRSVDRGRLDRVLDHIHLHYAENPSMDELADLAALSLSGLHRLFLRHLNMPVSEYLMRLRIGEACALLSGSARSIAHIADAVGYRSLANFNRQFKAAKGMTPRAFRDRFRSAA; this is encoded by the coding sequence ATGAAGGCTGTTTTGCAGAAGATATCGAGGCCGACCAATGCCTCATCCATCCTGCTCGACCGCCGGCTCGACGATGCCATCCCGTTCCAATGGCACCATCATCCCGAGTTCGAACTGACGCTGACCCTCAACTCGCGTGGCCAGCGTTTCATCGGCGACCATATCGGCGCCTATGACGACGGCGACCTCGTGCTCGTCGGTTCCAACCTGCCGCACACCTGGCATTCCGCCGGCAAGCTCGAGGGGGCGGAGCCGCACGTGGCGCTTGTGCTCTGGTTTCATCCGGAATGGGTGGAGCGCCTGGAGGAGGGCTTCGTCGAACTCGCCGGCGTCAAGGCGATGTTCGAGCGTTCGGCCCCGGGGCTGCAATTCTCAGCGGACGTGGCCGCCCGTGTCAGGCCGCTGTTTGAAGGGTTGCGCCGGTTGGCGCCGGAGGAGCGGCTGCCAGATGTTCTGTCGATGCTGACAATCCTGGCGCGCGAGCAGGCGGTCACACCGCTCTCGAGCCGGGTCGTCACGCCGTCGGGTCGATCGGTCGATCGCGGCCGCCTCGACCGGGTGCTCGACCATATCCATCTGCATTACGCCGAAAACCCGTCGATGGACGAACTCGCCGATCTGGCAGCACTCAGCCTCTCCGGCCTGCATCGCCTGTTCCTGCGCCACCTCAACATGCCGGTCTCGGAATATCTGATGCGGCTGCGGATCGGCGAGGCCTGCGCGCTGCTCAGTGGTTCGGCGCGCTCGATTGCCCATATCGCCGATGCCGTCGGCTACCGTTCGCTTGCCAACTTCAATCGTCAGTTCAAGGCCGCCAAGGGCATGACGCCCCGAGCGTTTCGCGACCGGTTCCGAAGTGCCGCTTGA
- a CDS encoding tyrosine phosphatase family protein, producing MPDIIVSPLSRIAEMAVRHGCTEMISLVAKGQDFHRPGVIAKARHLTLGMNDITFAGTGDLIAPQEDHVRQIVAFAREWDRARPLLVHCWMGVSRSPAAALIAALAAEPDQDDTQLVQRLRRASPFATPNSRLVEIGDAVLERNGRLVAAVRAIGRGADADGNAPFLLPLAFEGAAVAD from the coding sequence ATGCCCGACATCATCGTTTCACCGCTTTCCCGCATCGCCGAAATGGCCGTCCGACATGGCTGCACGGAGATGATCAGCCTCGTTGCCAAGGGCCAGGACTTTCATCGCCCCGGCGTCATCGCCAAGGCGCGGCATCTCACGCTCGGCATGAACGACATCACCTTTGCCGGCACCGGCGACCTCATCGCGCCGCAGGAAGACCATGTCCGGCAGATCGTCGCCTTTGCGCGCGAATGGGACCGCGCACGGCCGCTCCTCGTTCATTGCTGGATGGGCGTCTCCCGCTCGCCCGCAGCCGCCCTCATCGCCGCGCTGGCGGCCGAGCCGGACCAGGACGACACGCAACTGGTGCAACGGCTGCGCCGAGCCTCGCCCTTTGCGACCCCCAACAGTCGACTTGTCGAGATCGGTGACGCCGTACTCGAGCGCAACGGCCGGCTCGTCGCCGCCGTTCGCGCGATCGGTCGCGGCGCGGATGCCGACGGCAACGCACCGTTCCTTCTGCCGCTTGCTTTCGAAGGAGCAGCCGTTGCCGATTGA
- a CDS encoding L-aspartate oxidase — protein sequence MLTDHFRPQSFNGIDDIVIVGGGLAGLFCALKLSPRPVTILAAAPIGHGASSAWAQGGIAAAMSPGDTFEKHVADTLAAGAGIVDEKMTRMMVAEGPARIHDLLDYGVPFDRDLEGKLLLSREAAHSERRIVRVKGDMAGKAIMEALIAAVRRTPSIRVIEGYVVEELVREGRFISGVIARPDAGQSKKRVAFPARAVVLCSGGVGHLYAVTTNPWEACGQGLGMAARAGAIIADPEFVQFHPTAINIGKDPAPLATEALRGDGAQLLNAAGHRFMLDIHPDGELAPRDIVSRGVFAEVQAGRGAFLDCTKAVGKHFPEMFPTVYASCMAAGIDPVTQPIPVVPAVHYHMGGVLTDAEGRTSIDGLWAAGEVTSTGVHGANRLASNSLLEAVVFAARIAENIKGTLPTPQLTEWGDNAGENDDPVTVEDSPQLTILRKVMSDCVGVIRTRESLVRAIREIEQLERDNTRMRFTNIITTAKLIAVGALRRTESRGGHFRADCPQDRPEWRRRTYLTLAEANRLARELAETEAA from the coding sequence ATGCTGACCGACCATTTCCGCCCGCAATCCTTCAACGGGATTGACGACATCGTCATCGTCGGTGGCGGCCTGGCCGGCCTCTTCTGCGCGCTGAAGCTAAGCCCGAGGCCGGTGACGATCCTGGCCGCCGCCCCGATCGGCCATGGCGCCTCGTCGGCCTGGGCGCAAGGGGGGATTGCCGCCGCCATGAGCCCCGGCGACACCTTCGAAAAACACGTCGCCGATACGCTTGCCGCGGGTGCCGGGATCGTCGACGAGAAGATGACGCGCATGATGGTGGCCGAAGGCCCGGCGCGCATCCATGACCTGCTCGACTATGGCGTGCCATTCGACCGGGATCTCGAAGGCAAGCTGCTGCTCTCGCGTGAGGCGGCGCATTCCGAGCGCCGCATCGTCCGCGTCAAGGGCGACATGGCCGGCAAGGCGATCATGGAAGCGCTGATTGCCGCCGTCCGCCGGACGCCGTCGATCCGGGTGATCGAAGGCTATGTGGTCGAGGAGCTGGTGCGCGAAGGCCGCTTCATCTCTGGCGTCATCGCGCGCCCGGATGCCGGACAGTCGAAGAAGCGCGTGGCTTTCCCGGCCCGCGCCGTCGTGCTCTGCTCCGGTGGCGTTGGCCACCTCTATGCGGTCACCACCAACCCGTGGGAGGCCTGCGGGCAGGGGCTCGGCATGGCTGCGCGTGCAGGCGCTATCATCGCCGATCCGGAATTCGTGCAGTTCCACCCGACCGCTATCAACATCGGCAAGGACCCGGCGCCGCTTGCGACCGAGGCGCTGCGCGGTGACGGCGCCCAGCTTCTGAACGCCGCCGGCCATCGCTTCATGCTGGACATCCATCCGGACGGCGAGCTGGCGCCGCGCGATATCGTTTCGCGCGGGGTCTTCGCCGAAGTCCAGGCCGGACGCGGCGCTTTCCTCGATTGCACCAAGGCGGTCGGCAAGCATTTCCCCGAGATGTTCCCGACCGTTTATGCCTCCTGCATGGCGGCCGGGATCGATCCGGTGACGCAGCCGATCCCGGTCGTGCCGGCGGTCCACTATCACATGGGCGGCGTGCTCACCGATGCCGAAGGTCGCACCTCGATCGATGGCCTCTGGGCAGCCGGCGAGGTGACCTCGACCGGCGTGCACGGCGCAAACCGCCTTGCCTCCAACTCGCTGCTCGAAGCCGTGGTATTTGCCGCGCGTATTGCCGAAAACATCAAGGGCACGCTGCCGACACCGCAGTTGACCGAATGGGGCGACAATGCCGGCGAGAACGACGATCCGGTGACGGTCGAAGACAGCCCTCAGCTGACGATCCTGCGCAAGGTCATGAGCGACTGCGTCGGTGTGATCCGCACGCGCGAAAGCCTGGTGCGGGCGATCCGCGAGATCGAGCAGCTCGAGCGCGACAACACCCGCATGCGCTTCACCAACATCATCACGACCGCCAAGCTGATCGCCGTCGGCGCGCTGCGGCGCACCGAAAGCCGCGGCGGTCACTTCCGCGCCGACTGCCCGCAGGACCGCCCGGAATGGCGTCGCCGCACCTATCTGACGCTCGCTGAGGCCAACCGCCTGGCGCGTGAACTGGCAGAGACGGAAGCAGCCTGA
- the nadC gene encoding carboxylating nicotinate-nucleotide diphosphorylase: protein MTAALRPELPALMIEDQVRAALLEDLGRAGDITTLSTIGPDLTATAGMNARDPGVIAGLELARAAFRLVDPSIRFEALVADGDRVKPDTAIARISGRARGLLSAERVGLNFLMHLSGIATYTAKFADEIAHTRAKVCCTRKTIPGLRALEKYAVRLGGGSNHRYGLDDAVLIKDNHIAVSGGVASAVHAARAYCGHLVKIEIEVDGLDQMREALTAQPDVILLDNMGPDLLREAVAINRAHWQLSADVYAVDARRTRLEASGNVKIDTVRAIAESGIDYISTSKITMAAPTLDIGLDIAINK, encoded by the coding sequence ATGACAGCAGCCCTCCGCCCCGAACTGCCCGCACTGATGATCGAGGATCAGGTGCGCGCGGCACTGCTTGAGGATCTCGGCCGCGCCGGCGATATCACGACACTTTCGACGATCGGGCCGGACCTGACGGCAACGGCCGGTATGAATGCGCGCGATCCCGGCGTCATTGCCGGACTGGAGCTCGCGCGTGCAGCCTTCCGTCTGGTCGATCCGTCGATCCGCTTCGAAGCCCTGGTGGCGGACGGCGACCGGGTCAAACCGGATACGGCAATCGCCCGGATCTCCGGTCGCGCTCGCGGCCTGCTGTCGGCCGAACGTGTCGGCTTGAACTTCCTCATGCATCTCTCGGGCATCGCCACCTATACGGCGAAATTCGCCGACGAGATCGCCCACACGCGTGCGAAGGTCTGCTGCACCCGCAAGACCATTCCGGGCCTGCGTGCGCTGGAGAAATACGCTGTGCGTCTGGGCGGCGGCTCCAATCACCGCTACGGGCTGGATGACGCGGTGCTGATCAAGGACAACCACATCGCCGTTTCCGGCGGTGTCGCCAGCGCCGTCCACGCGGCGCGCGCCTATTGCGGCCATCTCGTCAAGATCGAGATCGAAGTCGATGGCCTCGACCAGATGCGCGAGGCGCTGACGGCCCAACCCGACGTCATCCTGCTCGACAACATGGGGCCAGACTTGCTCCGCGAGGCCGTTGCGATCAACCGGGCGCACTGGCAGCTCTCTGCCGACGTCTATGCGGTCGATGCGCGCCGGACCCGGTTGGAGGCTTCAGGCAACGTCAAGATCGATACGGTGCGGGCAATCGCCGAGAGCGGCATCGACTACATCTCGACCTCGAAGATCACGATGGCGGCACCAACGCTCGACATCGGTCTCGACATCGCCATCAACAAATAG